A genomic window from Sporosarcina sp. Marseille-Q4063 includes:
- a CDS encoding NTP transferase domain-containing protein, producing MKVVGIYLAAGESQRMGTNKLALPVGKMSLGSLALDTALNSTLSKVFIIIRNEDDASWIALDMLNNPKAVIVKCPNGDLGQAESLRCGIEQAENEKADAAMVILADQPFITVMMLDEIIDCMKSNPTCNYVATTDNDLLMPPVLFSATLFPALLDIDGDTGARAVLRGIPRNMGRQIPCKDKRFVFDVDTSADYKELLS from the coding sequence GTGAAAGTAGTAGGAATATATTTGGCTGCGGGAGAAAGTCAGCGCATGGGTACCAATAAATTAGCGCTTCCTGTCGGTAAAATGTCGTTGGGCAGTTTAGCTTTGGATACAGCTTTGAATTCAACCCTGTCTAAAGTGTTCATTATTATTCGAAACGAAGATGACGCGAGTTGGATTGCGCTAGACATGTTAAATAACCCGAAAGCGGTAATCGTAAAATGTCCAAATGGTGATTTGGGACAGGCTGAGTCACTTCGTTGTGGCATTGAACAGGCCGAAAATGAAAAGGCGGATGCTGCAATGGTCATCCTTGCAGATCAGCCTTTTATAACGGTCATGATGTTGGATGAAATTATCGATTGCATGAAATCCAATCCCACATGCAATTATGTCGCAACAACCGACAACGATTTGCTTATGCCACCCGTACTATTTTCAGCAACGTTGTTTCCTGCATTGCTGGATATAGATGGCGACACGGGCGCACGGGCAGTTTTACGTGGAATCCCTCGAAATATGGGGAGGCAAATTCCATGTAAAGATAAAAGATTTGTTTTTGATGTCGACACGTCAGCCGATTATAAAGAGTTGCTATCATAG
- the pepF gene encoding oligoendopeptidase F — protein sequence MVKSLPLRSEVKLEETWNLEDLFKTEEDYNAAVVELENEVDAYAEKFNGKITDATSVNEALKGYLALFEKIVPVGTYTSLATSTDQTNDEAQMRSSKFSSTSAKVNSKLSFVNSELLELPVETLEEAMKLSPDFKNYLEKLIKKKEYQLHPEVEKTLAAFSSTFNAPYGLYNTTKMVDMSFDDFVVDGKSFPLSYVSFEGDWESETDTAKRRAAFDAFSKKLRDYQHTTAKTYDMQLQTEKTTADVRGYDSVFDYLLFNQEVDKSMYDRQIDLITKELAPHMRKYAKLLQKVHGLDKMTFADLKISLDPAYEPKITIEESKKYIDDALEIMGDDYINMVDRSYEERWIDFAQNKGKSTGAFCSSPHGYHPYILISWTGSMEDVFVLAHELGHAGHFYNANREQNVFNARPSMYFVEAPSTMNEMLVANHLLKNSDDPKFKRWVISSIVSRTYYHNFVTHLLEAAYQRKVYDRIDAGGSVNATVLNELKRGVLEDFWGEDVEITEGAELTWMRQPHYYMGLYPYTYSAGLTISTQVSKRVLEEGQPAVDEWLEVLKAGGTKSPAELSQMAGVDITTEKPLRDTIAYIGELIDQLVVLTEEIESVKN from the coding sequence ATGGTTAAAAGTTTACCACTACGTTCAGAAGTTAAATTAGAAGAAACTTGGAATCTAGAAGATCTATTCAAAACTGAAGAAGACTATAACGCTGCAGTTGTGGAGCTTGAAAACGAAGTAGACGCTTATGCCGAAAAGTTTAACGGGAAAATTACAGATGCGACATCAGTCAATGAGGCCCTTAAAGGTTATTTGGCTTTATTCGAAAAAATCGTTCCTGTTGGCACATATACAAGCCTTGCTACCAGTACTGACCAAACGAATGATGAAGCACAAATGCGTTCAAGTAAATTTAGTTCTACATCCGCAAAAGTGAATAGTAAACTATCATTTGTAAACAGTGAACTTCTAGAGTTACCTGTTGAGACGCTTGAAGAAGCTATGAAGCTTTCTCCCGATTTTAAAAACTACTTGGAGAAATTGATTAAGAAAAAAGAATATCAACTGCACCCTGAAGTTGAAAAAACATTAGCTGCCTTTTCTTCAACATTCAATGCGCCTTACGGATTGTACAATACGACGAAAATGGTTGACATGTCGTTTGATGATTTCGTAGTTGACGGAAAAAGTTTTCCATTAAGCTATGTTTCATTTGAAGGCGACTGGGAATCCGAAACAGATACAGCTAAACGCCGTGCTGCATTTGATGCATTTTCAAAAAAATTGAGAGACTATCAACATACAACTGCAAAAACATATGATATGCAATTGCAAACTGAAAAAACGACAGCTGATGTTCGCGGCTACGATTCGGTTTTCGATTATTTATTGTTCAATCAAGAAGTCGATAAATCGATGTACGATCGCCAAATCGATTTGATCACGAAGGAACTTGCACCGCATATGCGCAAATACGCGAAACTGCTTCAAAAAGTTCATGGATTGGATAAAATGACGTTCGCGGATTTGAAGATTTCGCTTGACCCTGCTTATGAACCGAAAATCACTATTGAAGAATCCAAAAAATATATTGACGATGCGCTTGAAATTATGGGAGACGACTATATCAATATGGTCGATCGTTCATACGAAGAACGTTGGATCGATTTTGCGCAGAATAAAGGAAAATCGACCGGCGCATTCTGTTCAAGTCCGCACGGCTACCACCCGTACATCCTGATTTCTTGGACAGGCAGCATGGAAGATGTATTCGTTCTAGCTCATGAACTCGGGCATGCGGGTCATTTCTACAATGCGAACCGTGAACAAAACGTTTTTAACGCACGTCCGTCTATGTATTTCGTCGAAGCACCATCCACGATGAATGAAATGCTGGTGGCGAATCACTTGCTGAAAAACTCGGATGATCCGAAATTCAAACGTTGGGTGATTTCATCTATCGTTTCACGAACGTATTACCATAACTTTGTCACGCATTTATTGGAGGCAGCTTACCAGCGCAAAGTCTACGACCGCATTGACGCGGGCGGCAGCGTAAACGCGACTGTGTTGAATGAATTGAAACGCGGCGTTCTTGAAGATTTCTGGGGCGAAGACGTTGAAATTACTGAAGGTGCTGAACTGACATGGATGCGCCAGCCTCACTACTATATGGGCTTATATCCTTACACATATAGTGCTGGTCTGACCATTTCCACACAAGTCTCGAAACGCGTTCTAGAAGAAGGTCAACCAGCTGTCGATGAGTGGCTGGAAGTCTTAAAAGCCGGCGGAACAAAATCACCTGCTGAACTCTCACAAATGGCCGGTGTCGATATCACGACGGAAAAACCATTACGTGATACTATCGCTTATATCGGCGAATTGATTGATCAACTTGTTGTATTAACGGAAGAGATTGAGTCTGTGAAGAATTAA
- a CDS encoding VOC family protein, whose translation MSVDVYLNFNGNCREAVEFYAEVFGTEKPEIMTFGEAPQHPDYQLPEEAKDLVMHTRLNISGSNVMFSDVFPGNPFVAGNNISLALVSEDMDEIKSVFSKLSEGGTVRMELQETFWSKSYGSLTDKFGIEWQASHEDRSEM comes from the coding sequence ATGTCTGTAGATGTTTATTTGAATTTTAATGGGAATTGTCGTGAAGCTGTTGAATTTTATGCGGAAGTATTTGGAACAGAAAAACCAGAAATTATGACTTTTGGAGAAGCACCTCAACATCCGGATTATCAACTTCCGGAAGAAGCGAAAGACTTGGTGATGCACACGCGACTTAATATTAGCGGAAGCAATGTGATGTTTTCTGATGTTTTTCCAGGAAATCCGTTTGTCGCGGGGAATAATATTAGTCTTGCGTTAGTCAGCGAAGACATGGATGAAATCAAATCTGTATTTAGTAAACTATCGGAGGGCGGTACTGTCCGCATGGAACTTCAGGAAACATTTTGGAGTAAGAGCTACGGCAGCCTAACGGACAAGTTTGGAATCGAATGGCAAGCTAGCCATGAAGACCGTAGCGAAATGTAA
- a CDS encoding GNAT family N-acetyltransferase, which translates to MDLKIYKDANEFSLKVEPILIQKEDVNSLFLGVLQGIKSGLYENAFMATIEERDKVIAIFQMTPPHPLNLIFVDENRLEENMDLLIQNLMNLKIELPSIISLKPRAYRFAEKWEAETGMTTKLVMDQGLYRLDQVDDTLEKSPGIWRFAERKDCQLIGKWYYLFAEEAGLPILTTKEINDRVALMVSNQEVFLWEDDGEIVSMMKKSRPTKHGVTVSLVYTPKDKRRKGYARTLVAAISNELLKEFDFCVLYTDMMNPTSNKIYKEIGYKKIVDSVQLGFEQENGISISTEIEKTRN; encoded by the coding sequence ATGGACTTAAAGATTTATAAGGATGCAAATGAGTTTTCATTGAAAGTTGAGCCGATTTTGATTCAGAAAGAAGATGTTAACAGTCTATTTTTAGGCGTTCTACAAGGGATAAAATCGGGACTTTATGAAAATGCTTTTATGGCAACAATTGAAGAGAGAGATAAGGTGATCGCAATATTTCAAATGACACCGCCACATCCGTTAAATCTGATTTTTGTTGATGAAAATCGTTTGGAAGAGAACATGGATTTATTAATACAAAACTTAATGAATCTTAAGATTGAACTCCCATCAATCATTAGTTTAAAACCACGGGCATATCGCTTTGCAGAAAAATGGGAAGCTGAAACGGGAATGACTACTAAACTAGTGATGGACCAAGGATTGTATCGACTTGATCAAGTTGATGACACTTTGGAAAAAAGCCCGGGTATTTGGCGTTTCGCGGAGAGGAAAGACTGCCAGTTGATCGGAAAATGGTATTATTTATTCGCAGAAGAAGCGGGGCTTCCAATCCTTACAACTAAGGAAATTAATGACCGTGTGGCACTAATGGTTAGTAATCAAGAAGTGTTTCTTTGGGAAGATGATGGTGAAATTGTTTCCATGATGAAAAAATCGCGCCCAACAAAGCACGGCGTCACAGTCTCATTGGTCTACACGCCAAAAGATAAACGGAGAAAGGGATATGCGCGGACATTGGTAGCGGCTATCTCTAACGAACTATTAAAAGAATTTGATTTTTGCGTCCTCTACACAGATATGATGAATCCGACTTCGAATAAAATATATAAAGAAATTGGCTATAAGAAAATCGTTGATTCAGTTCAGCTTGGGTTTGAACAGGAAAATGGAATATCCATTTCTACAGAAATAGAAAAAACACGAAACTAA
- a CDS encoding cytochrome P450, protein MEMPKVKGVDNTFNLLTTGYPYIFEKCKALGTEVFETRLMGKKMICMTGKDAVTLFYDSDLFQREGAVPKRIQKTLFGQNGVQTMDGEKHKLRKLMFLSLMTESALKRLGEITTEQWRLRAGQWKNQEEIVLFDETEEILCRVACLWAGVPLKESEVASRAYDFGAMIDAIGGVGPRYQEGKNARQRTECWIRTIIENYRNGSLAANENTAIHTIATHRDESGNHLNKQIAAVELINILRPIVAVARFVAFGALALHDYPINNGKLKDGDGKYLEMFVQEVRRFYPFAPFLGAMVRQDFQWKGFHFKKGTSVLIDLHGVNHDPELWNMPYEFQPDRFNDRKKDLYDFVPQGGGDPNAGHRCPGEEATVVIMKSSLSFLVNELQYDVPDFQDLSVNHVRLPTLPKNRFVIRKL, encoded by the coding sequence ATGGAAATGCCTAAGGTTAAGGGAGTTGACAATACGTTCAATCTCCTGACGACAGGATATCCTTACATATTCGAAAAATGCAAAGCCCTGGGTACCGAAGTATTTGAAACAAGGTTGATGGGAAAGAAAATGATTTGCATGACTGGAAAAGATGCAGTCACATTATTTTACGACTCGGATTTATTCCAAAGAGAAGGTGCGGTTCCAAAACGTATTCAAAAAACACTTTTCGGCCAAAACGGCGTACAAACTATGGACGGCGAAAAGCATAAACTCCGGAAATTGATGTTTCTTTCGCTCATGACTGAATCTGCATTGAAACGACTCGGCGAGATCACCACCGAACAATGGAGATTGAGAGCCGGTCAATGGAAGAATCAAGAAGAAATTGTTCTATTCGATGAAACAGAAGAAATTCTATGTCGCGTGGCTTGTTTATGGGCTGGCGTTCCATTGAAAGAAAGCGAAGTAGCAAGTCGCGCCTATGATTTCGGGGCGATGATTGACGCAATTGGCGGCGTCGGACCGCGTTATCAAGAAGGAAAAAATGCAAGACAACGGACTGAGTGTTGGATAAGGACCATTATTGAAAATTACCGTAATGGGTCATTGGCTGCGAATGAAAATACTGCAATCCACACGATAGCAACACATCGCGATGAATCAGGCAATCATCTGAATAAGCAAATAGCCGCTGTTGAACTTATTAATATTCTTCGACCGATTGTAGCTGTGGCGAGATTCGTCGCATTCGGAGCCCTTGCGCTTCATGATTATCCTATTAATAACGGCAAGCTGAAAGATGGCGACGGAAAATACTTGGAAATGTTTGTCCAAGAAGTTCGCCGTTTTTATCCTTTCGCCCCTTTTCTAGGCGCAATGGTCCGTCAAGACTTTCAATGGAAAGGTTTCCATTTCAAAAAAGGAACTTCGGTTTTAATCGACCTGCACGGGGTGAATCACGACCCGGAACTTTGGAACATGCCATATGAATTTCAACCGGATCGATTTAATGACCGAAAAAAAGATTTATATGATTTTGTTCCTCAAGGCGGCGGAGATCCAAATGCCGGCCACCGCTGTCCAGGAGAGGAAGCGACTGTCGTTATTATGAAATCATCGCTGTCCTTTCTTGTGAATGAATTGCAATATGATGTACCGGATTTTCAAGACTTATCCGTAAATCATGTGCGACTGCCAACTTTACCAAAAAACAGATTTGTGATTCGCAAGCTTTAG
- a CDS encoding PaaI family thioesterase: protein MTVIRKVSHAIQDDYPDDFAWCFGCGRLNEDGYHFRTGWDGEQTVTYYEPASKHIAIPGFVYGGLLASFVDCHGTGSAALALHRKNGHEPGRGEEPPRFVTASLNVNYLKPTPHGALLKAIGTVEEIHPKKWKVSVEVFADDTLCATGEVVGVVMPASFGNK from the coding sequence ATGACAGTAATAAGAAAGGTTAGTCACGCAATTCAAGATGACTATCCAGATGATTTTGCTTGGTGCTTTGGCTGCGGGCGATTAAACGAGGATGGGTATCATTTTAGAACCGGTTGGGATGGGGAACAAACGGTTACATATTATGAACCGGCCTCGAAACATATCGCCATTCCGGGATTTGTATATGGCGGCTTACTCGCTTCATTCGTGGATTGTCATGGTACTGGATCGGCAGCACTCGCATTACATCGAAAAAATGGACATGAACCGGGACGCGGGGAAGAACCACCGCGATTTGTGACGGCTTCGTTGAATGTTAATTATTTAAAACCTACTCCACATGGCGCATTGTTGAAAGCTATTGGAACAGTAGAAGAGATTCATCCGAAGAAATGGAAGGTATCCGTAGAAGTTTTTGCAGATGACACACTTTGCGCAACTGGGGAAGTTGTCGGAGTGGTAATGCCTGCATCCTTTGGAAATAAATAA
- a CDS encoding uracil-DNA glycosylase, protein MSDFCPAAWPEETTPENLMDCCECGLDKHGTRMVWGEGNPKAPIMIILDNPGAREDREGNSFVCGTRQTLQEAINKVGLKESDVYATYIVKRKPTRAYDKGQTRKICMQHLHEQLEEKKPKLIICLGNVAVQSFFENDEVDVKGLRGAWHHVLGYETTVAYHPLAIRRRPNLKQLFLQDWKLVAERYRQLPS, encoded by the coding sequence GTGTCCGATTTTTGTCCTGCAGCTTGGCCGGAAGAAACTACTCCGGAAAACTTAATGGATTGTTGTGAATGCGGACTTGATAAACACGGAACACGAATGGTTTGGGGTGAAGGCAATCCAAAAGCACCGATTATGATCATTCTTGATAATCCCGGAGCACGTGAAGACCGTGAAGGAAATTCTTTTGTATGTGGAACGAGACAAACTTTACAAGAAGCGATAAACAAAGTCGGTCTGAAAGAATCGGATGTATATGCCACCTATATTGTTAAAAGAAAACCAACGCGCGCCTATGATAAAGGGCAAACACGAAAAATCTGCATGCAGCATTTGCATGAACAGCTCGAGGAGAAGAAACCGAAACTTATTATTTGCTTGGGAAACGTCGCTGTTCAATCATTCTTTGAAAACGATGAAGTTGATGTGAAAGGTCTTCGCGGCGCATGGCATCATGTTTTGGGTTATGAAACGACAGTAGCCTATCATCCCCTAGCTATCCGCCGTCGTCCGAATTTAAAACAGTTATTCCTTCAAGACTGGAAACTTGTCGCAGAACGATATCGACAATTACCTAGTTAA
- a CDS encoding GNAT family N-acetyltransferase — protein MDVRLVNLSVDMKERYMNYYLEWKNAGEKMNPGILRNMNPNRFEEMVKALHEFEIGNGAKEVPESVYFLVNEKDRILGAVTIRHSLTERIFNTEGHIGAGIRPSERRNGYATKILELALVKLRGLGIQKALVTCNEDNIGSEKAIIKNGGVRDNDFLESHGNIVKRYWITL, from the coding sequence TTGGATGTTCGATTGGTGAATTTGTCTGTTGACATGAAAGAACGATATATGAATTATTATTTGGAATGGAAAAATGCGGGAGAAAAGATGAATCCTGGCATACTCAGAAACATGAATCCTAATCGATTTGAAGAAATGGTGAAGGCTCTTCATGAATTCGAAATAGGTAATGGAGCAAAAGAAGTCCCGGAATCCGTCTACTTTCTTGTAAATGAAAAGGACCGCATTTTGGGTGCGGTCACAATCAGGCATTCATTAACGGAAAGAATCTTCAACACGGAAGGGCACATCGGGGCGGGAATTCGACCATCCGAGCGTCGCAACGGTTACGCAACGAAAATCCTTGAGTTGGCATTGGTGAAATTGCGGGGTTTGGGTATACAAAAAGCACTTGTTACATGCAATGAAGATAACATCGGTTCTGAAAAAGCGATTATAAAAAACGGCGGAGTTAGGGACAACGATTTTCTTGAATCGCACGGAAATATTGTGAAAAGGTATTGGATAACGCTTTGA
- a CDS encoding bifunctional 2-polyprenyl-6-hydroxyphenol methylase/3-demethylubiquinol 3-O-methyltransferase UbiG: MNQKEMSGKNRIGWSQYTYEAWQARHGSPKQFAKKLKENPEKPVQYYLDELGEVSGKRVLNLLGSKGNKAVCFALLGADVTVVDISPENQRYALELADEAGVFISYFVSDALDIDENLLSTFDIIILEMGVLHYFLDLHPLFCKVAKLMDEASIFILRDYHPFISKVLDFENGILAAEGDYFNDDCVEVDVAYSHLLTEKQRRDLKKNVIRRWTISETINALIYSGLSIRKMKEDKGIRWTFPKDAPNGIENRLPGTYAIHSTLK, translated from the coding sequence ATGAATCAAAAAGAAATGAGCGGAAAAAACAGAATCGGATGGAGTCAATATACTTATGAGGCTTGGCAAGCTAGGCATGGGTCACCCAAGCAATTCGCCAAAAAACTGAAAGAAAACCCGGAAAAGCCTGTTCAATATTATCTAGATGAGCTTGGAGAGGTTTCAGGTAAACGGGTTTTGAATTTACTGGGGTCAAAAGGGAATAAAGCCGTTTGTTTTGCATTGTTAGGTGCGGATGTAACGGTTGTCGATATTTCACCAGAAAATCAAAGGTATGCGTTGGAACTTGCAGATGAGGCTGGCGTTTTCATTTCTTATTTTGTAAGTGACGCACTTGATATTGATGAAAACCTACTTTCAACCTTTGACATCATTATTCTTGAAATGGGTGTGCTCCATTATTTTCTTGATCTTCACCCGTTATTTTGTAAAGTCGCAAAACTTATGGATGAAGCCAGCATATTTATACTGAGGGATTATCATCCTTTTATTTCTAAAGTGTTGGATTTTGAAAATGGTATTCTTGCAGCTGAGGGAGACTACTTTAACGATGATTGCGTTGAGGTTGACGTAGCCTATTCGCATTTATTAACAGAGAAACAACGGCGAGATTTAAAGAAAAATGTCATTCGAAGATGGACGATATCCGAAACAATCAACGCTTTAATATATTCTGGGTTATCGATACGAAAAATGAAAGAAGACAAAGGGATCAGGTGGACTTTTCCAAAGGATGCCCCTAATGGAATCGAAAACCGGCTGCCAGGTACCTATGCAATCCATTCAACTTTAAAGTGA
- a CDS encoding aconitate hydratase: MKLNITQKLIKDHLITGEMVPGAEIALKIDQTLTQDATGTMVMLELEAMGLDIAKTEASAQYVDHNLVQTDSKNADDHLFLQSASRRFGLYYSKPGNGVSHPVHMQRLAKPGKTLLGSDSHTCANGCIGMLAMGAGGLDVALAIAGEPFYLRMPKVWGIKLTGELAEWVSAKDVILELLRRHDVKGGVGKVIEYYGPGVDTLSAMDRHVIANMGAELGATTTVFPSDSEIKRFLKEQNRENDWVELQADKGATYDIDEEINLSEIVPLVAKPSSPGNVVPASELAGTPIYQSYIGSSANPGYHDFAIAAEIVKGKQVAAGVSLDINPTSRQMLTDLLNEGHIASFIQAGGRLHQAGCNGCIGMGQAPATGRNSLRTTPRNFPGRSGTLEDSVYLCGTETAAASALTGEITDPRTLGPKAPKISATKNPTIDMNLLEAPLPKEEARKIVIHKGPNIASIPEMDAMPDNLQIPILLKMGDNISTDEILAGGSRVLPFRSNLPEISKFAFEIIDKTYYKRGLDSVAHGGHAIVAGVNYGQGSSREHAALAPRFLGLRVALVKDFARIHWQNLVNFGILPITFVNAEDYQKMDEGDILEFSNVRSKIKEGNKFDIKVQGSDDFIKVRHALTERQVEIILVGGMINWVKDQKQPTS, encoded by the coding sequence TTGAAGTTAAATATTACCCAAAAGTTAATAAAAGATCATCTCATCACTGGCGAAATGGTGCCGGGTGCGGAAATTGCATTGAAAATCGATCAAACGTTAACTCAAGACGCAACAGGAACAATGGTGATGTTGGAACTTGAGGCGATGGGGTTGGATATTGCCAAAACCGAAGCATCGGCACAATATGTCGACCATAACCTTGTTCAAACAGATAGCAAAAATGCTGATGATCATTTATTTCTACAAAGCGCTTCTCGAAGATTCGGCTTATATTATAGTAAACCAGGCAACGGCGTAAGTCATCCCGTTCATATGCAGCGTTTGGCGAAACCGGGAAAAACATTGCTCGGCTCTGATAGTCACACATGCGCAAATGGATGTATAGGGATGCTCGCAATGGGCGCAGGCGGCCTCGATGTTGCATTGGCAATTGCGGGAGAACCGTTTTATTTACGAATGCCGAAAGTTTGGGGCATCAAGTTAACAGGCGAATTGGCGGAATGGGTGAGCGCGAAAGATGTCATCTTGGAACTTCTTCGCCGACATGACGTGAAAGGCGGCGTCGGTAAAGTCATTGAATATTACGGGCCTGGAGTTGACACATTAAGTGCGATGGACCGTCATGTAATCGCAAATATGGGCGCTGAATTAGGCGCGACGACAACCGTATTTCCATCCGATAGTGAAATCAAGCGCTTCTTGAAAGAACAAAACCGGGAAAACGATTGGGTCGAATTACAAGCGGATAAAGGTGCCACTTATGATATCGACGAAGAAATTAATCTGTCGGAAATCGTGCCGTTAGTCGCGAAGCCATCAAGCCCGGGGAATGTCGTTCCTGCTTCGGAACTGGCAGGGACACCGATTTACCAATCCTATATTGGATCATCTGCGAATCCCGGTTACCATGATTTTGCTATTGCAGCCGAAATTGTGAAGGGAAAACAAGTAGCAGCCGGCGTTTCTTTAGATATTAACCCGACTTCGCGACAAATGCTGACGGATTTATTGAATGAAGGGCATATCGCTAGCTTCATTCAAGCAGGGGGACGTCTCCACCAGGCAGGATGTAATGGATGCATCGGAATGGGGCAAGCGCCGGCTACGGGAAGAAATAGTTTGCGGACGACTCCGCGAAACTTTCCGGGCCGTTCTGGAACATTGGAGGACAGCGTGTATCTTTGCGGAACTGAAACTGCGGCGGCATCGGCATTGACAGGCGAGATTACGGATCCTCGAACACTCGGACCAAAAGCCCCGAAAATATCAGCTACTAAAAATCCGACAATTGATATGAACTTGCTAGAGGCGCCTTTACCCAAAGAGGAAGCCAGAAAAATTGTCATTCATAAAGGTCCCAACATCGCATCGATACCTGAAATGGATGCGATGCCTGATAACTTGCAAATACCGATTTTATTGAAGATGGGAGATAATATTTCAACGGATGAAATTCTCGCAGGTGGATCGCGCGTCTTGCCGTTTCGAAGTAATTTACCAGAGATCAGTAAGTTTGCATTCGAGATTATTGACAAAACCTACTATAAAAGAGGATTAGATAGCGTGGCACACGGCGGTCATGCGATTGTCGCGGGCGTTAACTACGGGCAAGGATCGAGCCGGGAACATGCCGCGCTAGCCCCAAGGTTTCTTGGCCTCCGAGTCGCACTCGTAAAAGATTTCGCTCGAATACACTGGCAAAACCTTGTCAACTTCGGAATTCTTCCCATTACTTTCGTGAACGCGGAAGATTATCAAAAAATGGACGAAGGAGATATTCTCGAATTTTCGAATGTACGAAGTAAAATAAAAGAAGGAAATAAATTTGACATTAAAGTTCAAGGTTCGGATGACTTCATTAAAGTGAGACACGCACTGACGGAGCGGCAAGTTGAAATAATTCTAGTCGGCGGCATGATCAATTGGGTGAAAGATCAAAAGCAACCGACAAGTTAA